A stretch of the Papaver somniferum cultivar HN1 chromosome 6, ASM357369v1, whole genome shotgun sequence genome encodes the following:
- the LOC113287190 gene encoding cell number regulator 6-like, with protein MADGNIQSRYVKLTKDQDAVAEDIQPGELNQPVHVPQLTVHRCNECGQPLPESYEPPSDEPWSTGIFGCADDTDSCWTGLFCPCVLFGRNVENLREDIEWTKPCICHAIFVEGGIALATATAVFHGIDPRTSFLICESLMFAWWMCGIYTGLFRQSLQKKYHLKNSPCDPCMVHCCMHWCAMCQEHREMKGRLSDNMVMPMTIINPPPVQEMSASSSQEPATTTASANGGAENTSSSTSLEIQPL; from the exons ATGGCGGATGGGAATATTCAATCACGTTATGTGAAGTTAACTAAAGATCAAGATGCAGTTGCTGAAGATATTCAACCCGGTGAGCTTAACCAACCTGTTCATGTACCTCAG TTAACTGTTCACAGATGTAACGAGTGTGGTCAACCGCTTCCTGAGAGTTATGAACCCCCTTCAGATGAACCTTGGAGCACTGGGATTTTCGGCTGTGCAGACGACACTGACAGCT GTTGGACCGGATTGTTTTGCCCATGTGTGTTGTTTGGGCGTAATGTTGAAAACTTGAGGGAAGACATCGAGTGGACTAAGCCTTGCATTTGTCATGCCATCTTTGTTGAAGGTGGTATTGCACTTGCAACAGCAACGGCAGTCTTTCATGGTATTGATCCGAGGACATCGTTTCTCATATGTGAGAGTTTGATGTTTGCTTGGTGGATGTGTGGTATCTACACTGGTCTTTTTCGACAGTCGCTGCAGAAAAAATATCATCTCAAG AATTCACCCTGTGATCCTTGTATGGTGCATTGTTGTATGCATTGGTGTGCTATGTGTCAGGAGCACAGAGAAATGAAAGGACGGCTTTCTGATAACATGGTAATGCCtatgaccataatcaatcctCCTCCAGTTCAGGAGATGAGTGCCAGCAGCAGCCAGGAACCTGCCACAACAACTGCCTCTGCTAATGGTGGTGCTGAAAACACGAGCAGTAGCACTAGTTTGGAGATTCAACCATTATAG